Genomic DNA from Paenibacillus donghaensis:
ACAATCGGAGTTGAAATGATCTGATTAATTGAAGATTTAATTTTACCTGCTCCGACTTCCCAAGCTTGTCATGCCCGTCTGCATAATGCGGCCAAGTCCCTCATAGACATGTACTAATCAATGCATTCAAAACAGGTTAAGGGGATGATGTCATGCGCCGGTTAACATGGGTACTCGCAATCATTATGATTGTGACCTTGGGTCTGACGGGGTGCGGGAAGAAGGATGCCGCTTCCGTGGTCAACGATTTGAACGATGTGTCTGACAAGCTGCAGAGCAAGGATGGAAGTTACCAGGGCACGGGTCTGATGACTCTGTATACCGGGGAGCAGCCACAGGAATACAAGGTGGAGGTATGGTACAAGAATCCTTCCTATTACCGGATCAGCCTGGCCAATGTGCAGAAGGATATCACGCAGATTGTGCTGCGCAACGATGAGGGCGTATTCGTGCTTACACCCAGCCTGAATAAAAGCTTCCGCTTCCAGAGCGACTGGCCGGACAAACAAGGTCAGGTGTATCTGTACCAGACGCTGCTGCGGGGGATTGCGACTGACAACAACCGCCAACTGGCGGAAGAGGGCAACAATTATGTATTTGAGGTAGCGGCGAATTACCAGAGCCCCGCACTGGTGCGCCAGAAGATCTGGCTGGACAAAAAAACCTATGAGCCGAAGCAGGTGCAGGTGTCCGATTCCGAAGCCAAGGTAGTGGTGGACGTGAAGTTTGACAGCTTCGCCTTCGACACGGATTTCACCAAGGATTCGTTCGATATGCAAAAGAACATGACGGCCGGAGCCGCTTCCGAAAGCACAGTGGCCGAAGTGGATGAGAATGGAAATCCGGTAGTCCTGCCGGAGGGTCAGGAAGCAGCGGAACCGCAGCTGGCTGCTGAACTGGGTGACTTCGGTGTCATTGAGCCGCTCTATATTCCGGCAGGCGTTGAATTTAAGGATTATCACAAGATCGAAGGCAGCAAGGACCACGCGGTGCTGATCCGCTATGACGGGCTGTACCAGTACACGCTGATGGAAGCACGCCCGCTTGACCGTGCTACGGCGCTGGCACCGGGAACGCTGGTTGATCTGGGCTTCACTGCCGGGGCTCTGACCGGTGATGAGCTGCAGACCTTAACCTGGATGTCGGAAGGGATCGAGTACCGGATTACGAGTGCAAACCTGCCGTTAACCGAAATGATGCAAATTGCCGCTTCTATGGAGGGACAATCGGGTAAATAATAAAAAGTAGCGGATACTGCGTTTTGTGGGAGTCTTTCCTCTACACGCGGTGTCCGTTTTTTTGCCCAGCTTCATTGACAGTCACCTTCAGTTAGCATTACCATTGCTAGTAAGACAAAGCCCCATAACTCAAGTTATGCTGCAGAACGTTTTACTATTATGTAAGAAGGTGACCTTGAAGTGCAAGCAAGCTATCGACCGACAGTAGCCGAGATTAATCTGGATGATTTGCGTGCCAATTATGAAGCCTTCCGCTGTCATTTGCCGGCGGAAACCAAATTTATGGGATGCGTCAAAGGAAATGCGTACGGCCATGGAGCAGTAGAGGTTTCACGGGAGCTGGAACGGCTGGGTGCGGATTATGTGAGCGTAGCCTTTTTGGACGAAGCATTGGAGCTGCGTCAGGCGGGAATACTAATTCCTATCCTGGTGCTTGGCTATACTTCTCCGGAAGGCATAGCCGTTGCCTGGCAGAACCATGTAACCGTGACATTGTTTACAACGGAGGTGCTGGAAGCTGTGAAGCAGCTGCCGGATGATCCGGAGAACCGGCTTAAGGTTCACATCAAGATTGACAGCGGGATGGGACGCCTCGGGCTAATGCCAGTGGACGCACCTGCTTTCATCGCTGAAGTGAATGCCGTGGCGCAGGCGGAGCTGGAGGGCATGTTTACTCATTTTGCCAAGGCAGACGAACAGGACAAGAGCTATACACTGGAACAATACCGACGGTTCACGAGCGTGGCGGATACGCTTCGGGAGCAGAACATTCTGATTCCGATCATACATACGGGCAATAGCGCTACGGCCATTGATACACCTCTTCTCTCCAGCAACATGGTGCGTGTAGGCATCAGCTTGTACGGGTTCTATCCCTCGACAGAGGTGAACCGCAAGCAGGTAGCTTTACACCCGGTGATGACGCTGAAGACGCAGGCCGTCTATGTCAAAAGCCTGCCGCCTGATTGGGGCATCAGCTATGGCACCCGGTATTTCACAGCCAGCGATGAGATCATTGCAACGCTGCCTGTGGGGTACGCAGATGGATATTCC
This window encodes:
- a CDS encoding LolA family protein gives rise to the protein MRRLTWVLAIIMIVTLGLTGCGKKDAASVVNDLNDVSDKLQSKDGSYQGTGLMTLYTGEQPQEYKVEVWYKNPSYYRISLANVQKDITQIVLRNDEGVFVLTPSLNKSFRFQSDWPDKQGQVYLYQTLLRGIATDNNRQLAEEGNNYVFEVAANYQSPALVRQKIWLDKKTYEPKQVQVSDSEAKVVVDVKFDSFAFDTDFTKDSFDMQKNMTAGAASESTVAEVDENGNPVVLPEGQEAAEPQLAAELGDFGVIEPLYIPAGVEFKDYHKIEGSKDHAVLIRYDGLYQYTLMEARPLDRATALAPGTLVDLGFTAGALTGDELQTLTWMSEGIEYRITSANLPLTEMMQIAASMEGQSGK
- the alr gene encoding alanine racemase yields the protein MQASYRPTVAEINLDDLRANYEAFRCHLPAETKFMGCVKGNAYGHGAVEVSRELERLGADYVSVAFLDEALELRQAGILIPILVLGYTSPEGIAVAWQNHVTVTLFTTEVLEAVKQLPDDPENRLKVHIKIDSGMGRLGLMPVDAPAFIAEVNAVAQAELEGMFTHFAKADEQDKSYTLEQYRRFTSVADTLREQNILIPIIHTGNSATAIDTPLLSSNMVRVGISLYGFYPSTEVNRKQVALHPVMTLKTQAVYVKSLPPDWGISYGTRYFTASDEIIATLPVGYADGYSRMLTGKAEVLIRGRRVPVVGTICMDQCMVSLKSFAQEAEQIQAGEEVVLIGRQAGVSITADELALHLGTIHYEVICMLAHRVPRVYIREGALPNLVNPLLQPECS